From Sphingobium yanoikuyae, the proteins below share one genomic window:
- a CDS encoding type II toxin-antitoxin system ParD family antitoxin, with protein MAAYERMTVVVPDQMAAKIHAAVEAGEYASASEVVRDAMRLWSERREFRQDELLALREAWDRGKASGIAGPLDMEAIITRAKGKKAAASGND; from the coding sequence ATGGCCGCTTATGAACGAATGACTGTCGTGGTTCCCGATCAGATGGCCGCGAAGATTCATGCGGCTGTCGAGGCCGGCGAATATGCCTCGGCCAGCGAAGTCGTGCGCGATGCGATGCGGCTGTGGAGCGAGCGGCGCGAGTTCCGCCAGGATGAATTGCTGGCGCTGCGTGAAGCCTGGGACCGTGGCAAGGCCAGCGGAATCGCCGGCCCGCTCGACATGGAAGCCATCATCACGCGCGCGAAGGGCAAGAAGGCGGCCGCGTCCGGCAATGACTGA
- a CDS encoding BrnA antitoxin family protein, with protein MAKFDPKIHDDNPPMDAAFMAGMKSSRRGRPKSEAPKVEVKIRLDAKTVEHLRGSGPGWQTRVNALLGQLVATGQL; from the coding sequence ATGGCCAAGTTTGATCCGAAGATTCACGATGACAACCCGCCGATGGATGCGGCGTTCATGGCCGGGATGAAGTCTTCCCGGCGCGGGCGGCCGAAGTCGGAAGCGCCGAAGGTGGAGGTGAAAATCCGCCTGGATGCGAAGACGGTGGAACATCTGCGCGGCAGCGGCCCCGGATGGCAGACCCGCGTCAATGCCCTGCTGGGGCAACTCGTTGCGACGGGGCAGCTTTGA